From a region of the Helianthus annuus cultivar XRQ/B chromosome 5, HanXRQr2.0-SUNRISE, whole genome shotgun sequence genome:
- the LOC110943664 gene encoding uncharacterized protein LOC110943664: MADSNSQQHRTVVGGTGTLNLNDDPGSPLNVVPHNLSLHFSFNEDEDALVESRVTQDPEPISSELPASLLNQNGPNDDEDGVQDCTFTQLLSTGVHADEEFYVHHTPNGTRMWCPNVPIVLKPVVGSKACCWFCI, translated from the exons ATGGCTGATTCGAACAGCCAACAACATCGAACTGTCGTCGGTGGTACGGGGACACTCAACCTCAATGATGATCCTGGTTCACCCTTAAATGTTGTCCCACATAATCTTTCACTTCATTTTTCAtttaatgaagatgaagatgcatTGGTTGAGAGTAGAGTTACACAAGATCCTGAACCTATTTCTTCAGAGCTTCCAG CCTCACTTCTGAATCAAAATGGCcctaatgatgatgaagatggtgtTCAGGATTGTACTTTTACACAGTTGCTATCCACAG GTGTTCATGCGGACGAGGAATTTTATGTTCACCACACACCCAATGGCACTAGAATGTGGTGTCCTAATGTTCCTATTGTTTTAAAGCCTGTTGTTGGTTCTAAAGCCTGTTGTTGGTTCTGTATATGA
- the LOC118492172 gene encoding protein FAR1-RELATED SEQUENCE 5-like has protein sequence MKKLPTKIAGDLLQNSELRALMHCLVWSIHMKPSTFETRWQLLMEEYGLQDHDWLNDMYSIRDQWVPAYFRDIPMCCLMKTTSRCESSNSSFKVNSSSANTLVQFMLCYETRIDNQRYRQRVAEFKTSSSVFMDSTDLDIEKHAFELYTHAIFTEVRKEIYKGKLFCNIVNTEDCDDVCVYYVNQLDKRNNATNTFTVKLELRNQSVSCSCNNFIRIGYLCRHIFVFTGDVLPKSLFSIESRYGVDTRPQEILEIVTECVDALRSDVGGLSSFAEQIKELKCKLLNGGPVDDEANNDNYAAVEELLGVSLDGDVTLNNPDGIRNKGRGKRRQLSRASQEGTSNSAVKPPKTPRLCRTCMKYVTGHDSRNCKKKKNTNKSGNEDEDSSSASQEST, from the exons ATGAAGAAACTTCCCACCAAG ATTGCTGGAGACCTGTTACAAAACTCTGAGCTAAGAGCATTGATGCATTGTTTGGTGTGGAGTATTCACATGAAGCCATCTACATTTGAGACGCGTTGGCAACTTTTGATGGAGGAATATGGGTTACAAGATCACGACTGGTTGAATGACATGTACTCAATTAGAGACCAATGGGTACCTGCCTACTTCCGTGATATCCCAATGTGTTGTCTGATGAAGACTACATCAAGATGTGAAAGCTCTAACTCAAGCTTCAAGGTCAACTCTTCTAGTGCTAACACACTAGTTCAGTTCATGCTATGTTACGAAACTAGGATAGACAATCAGCGTTACAGGCAACGTGTTGCAGAGTTTAAAACTTCATCTAGTGTATTCATGGACAGTACTGACTTAGATATTGAGAAGCATGCTTTTGAGTTGTATACACATGCAATTTTCACAGAAGTAAGAAAAGAGATATACAAGGGGAAGCTGTTTTGTAACATTGTAAACACGGAGGATTGTGATGATGTTTGTGTTTACTATGTGAATCAGTTGGACAAACGTAACAATGCAACCAACACATTCACG GTTAAACTTGAGTTGAGAAATCAGTCGGTCTCTTGTTCATGCAACAACTTCATCCGTATTGGATATCTGTGTAGGCACATTTTTGTGTTTACCGG GGACGTGCTTCCTAAAAGTTTATTTTCTATTGAGAGTCGATATGGCGTTGACACTCGTCCACAAGAGATTCTTGAGATCGTAACTGAATGTGTAGATGCATTAAGAAGTGATGTTGGAGGACTTTCTTCTTTCGCTGAGCAGATAAAGGAACTGAAATGCAAGTTACTAAATGGAGGACCAGTTGATGACGAAGCCAACAATGATAACTATGCTGCTGTTGAAGAATTGCTTGGTGTTTCTTTAGATGGGGATGTAACTCTCAACAATCCAGACGGGATCAGGAACAAAGGACGCGGCAAACGCCGACAATTGTCTAGAGCATCACAGGAAGGAACGAGCAACTCTGCTGTCAAACCTCCCAAAACACCCAGGCTTTGCCGAACCTGTATGAAGTACGTGACTGGGCATGATTCAAGAAATTGCAAGAAAAAGAAGAACACGAATAAATCGGGTAACGAGGATGAGGACTCAAGCTCTGCGAGTCAGGAGTCCACTTGA